The following DNA comes from Halorhabdus tiamatea SARL4B.
GTCGCCGTCACGGTGATGCAACGTCGCTTCGCGTTTCTCCCACTCTTTACAGAAGTATGTCGTCGGTGGGACGTCTTCGTCAGGGAGGACATACTCAGCTTCGATACGGCCGTCCACAGTGGCAAGCGTGGCGTAGTCGTCGTAGTAGGTGATTGCGTTGCGGTTGTAGACGACTGAATCCGACGTGAATTGTGGTTTCGAGGGATTCTCGCCGTCTTTGCGTTGTTCGGCACAGGAATCGAGTGCGTCGGCGGCCCGATTCCGCGCGGCACACACGAGGTCAGCGTTGAGTTCGTCGGTCGCTTCGCGTACTGCGTCGTATGTCCGGTCGTGGAGTTCAGTTTTCGACGTGACGATATAGCCGTCTTCAGTGCCGTTCCATCCGTCGTCTGCAGCCATCTGAGCGGCCTGTTTGAAGCGCTCTATCGTCTCTTGGAGAAGGCGGTGAGCATCGTCACCTACGTCAAGTTTCTCGTCACCTACGTCAAGTTTCACGACGGCAGTACGTCGAAGCTCCACAGTATCCATATGTATTTGAGTAAGTATAAAAGTTACTCATATAGTGAAATAACACTGGGGAGTCAGCTGTGGGATAGCCGGTGGATTGCTGTATAGAGCGTACGCGATTCCCTCCAGCCCTGTTCGTTCCTCGGTTCTGACTAGGTCAGAACACTCGTCACTCACGGGAAGGGCGCGATTCCCTCGCTGTATCAAGATGGCCTCGGCACTCATAGGGTTCGTCATCGCCGGGTAGTCACCCCGGCTCGGCCCGGTCGCTCGTCATCGGCCACTCACTCTTTCGCCCGGGCTCGGCAAAACCGTTGCTTACCGGGACGCCGACAATACATTCACGACCCGACCGGCCGAAGACCCGCTATGCTCGAACTCGACGGCAGCGACGGCGGCGGCCAGCTTTTCCGCTCGGCGCTCACGCTATCGGCACTCACGACCACGGATTTCGAGATGGGAGACATTCGTGGCTCTCGACCCGAGCCAGGACTCAACCTACAGCATCTCACCGCCCTCCAGACCGTCGCTGACATTACGAATGCTAGCGTCGAGGGGGCTAAGATCGGCTCCTCGACGGTCTCTTTCGAACCGGAGGAGCCGATGGGTGGCCACTACGAGGCGGCGATCGGGACGGCGGGCAGCGTGACGCTACTGTTCGACGCCGTGCTCCCGCTCGCGAGCGCACTGGATCGACCGCTGACCCTCACCGCAACCGGCGGAACGAGCGTCAAATGGTCGCCGTCGATGCCCTGGTATCGTCGGGTCAACCTCCCCTTGCTCCGCCGGAGTGGTCTCCTGGCCGCGATCGACGTCGAACGACCGGGGTTCTATCCGGCTGGTGGCGGCCAGGCGAGGCTGTCGCTGGCTCCCTCACCCCTGTCGAAACTGTCTCTCCGTGACCCTGGTGAGCCCGAACGAGCGCTCGTCCACTCGACGGCGACGGCGGACCTCGCAGACAGCGACGTCGCCGAACGCCAGTCGAAACAGGCACGCGACCGATTGGCAGCCGCCTCCATCGATGTCGAGGTGACCGAACGGGCCACGCGCTACGTTTCCGCTGACTCGACGGGGACAATCGCCCTCCTCGTCCTGGCATACGATAACGGCGTGATCGGTGCTGACGCGCTGGGCGAGCCCGGCAAACCGGCCGAGGACGTCGCCGACGAGGCTGTCGACGCGGCGCTCACCGCACACGAGACCGGCGCGGCGGTCGACGAACACCTGGCCGACCAGTTGATCCCCTGGCTGGCCACCGTCGGCGGCGAGGTGCGGATCTCTCGGGTCACGGACCACGTCGGGACTCACGTCGATCTCTTCGACGCGTTCGGGTTCGACGTGCGGATCGAACAAATCGACGACGGGCCGATCCTCGTCAGTGATGCCTGAGGGCGCAACTGGATCGGGTGTCCGTCTCAGGCGTTCGTCTGATAGAGATTGCCGTCCTCGTCGTAGCGTGCCTCGAAGATCCGATC
Coding sequences within:
- the rtcA gene encoding RNA 3'-terminal phosphate cyclase, translated to MLELDGSDGGGQLFRSALTLSALTTTDFEMGDIRGSRPEPGLNLQHLTALQTVADITNASVEGAKIGSSTVSFEPEEPMGGHYEAAIGTAGSVTLLFDAVLPLASALDRPLTLTATGGTSVKWSPSMPWYRRVNLPLLRRSGLLAAIDVERPGFYPAGGGQARLSLAPSPLSKLSLRDPGEPERALVHSTATADLADSDVAERQSKQARDRLAAASIDVEVTERATRYVSADSTGTIALLVLAYDNGVIGADALGEPGKPAEDVADEAVDAALTAHETGAAVDEHLADQLIPWLATVGGEVRISRVTDHVGTHVDLFDAFGFDVRIEQIDDGPILVSDA